The genomic interval CGGAACACAACAGTTCTTCAGCATGCCCGCACCGATTGTCTGCGCGTTGAAGGGCTGGACGATCGGCGGTTCGTTCGAAAGAGCGCTGCTCTGTGATATGCGCATCGCAGGTGAGAGTGCGCGCATGATGCTCCCCGAACTGCGCCACGGAGTGGTTCCCGATTCCGGAGGCACGGCCCGACTGTTTCAGATGGCCGGGCATGGGCTCGCAGCAGATCTGGCTTTGACCGGGCGACCGATGGACGCCGAAGAAGCGCTGCGACACGGTGTGGTTTCGCGCGTCGTGCCCGATGATCAGTTGGACGACGTCGCGCTCGAGATCGCCCACGGCATAGCAAAGAACTCGCCGTTTTCCGTGAAGATGTTCCGACGCACGCTCAAGCGCATGGTGAATCCGGCTGTACAACTCTCGCTTCAGGAGGAGTCGGTCACGCAAACCCTCGTATTCGCGTCCGAGGATTACGCGGAGATGAAGGCGGCGCGCAGCGAGGGGCGGGAGCCCAGATATCGGGGCCGCTGATGGCAGCGCAGACGATCGATACCGGGACGGCCGAACTGCTCTGCCACGTGG from bacterium carries:
- a CDS encoding enoyl-CoA hydratase/isomerase family protein; the protein is MSAELITLEYDGPVAVMSNNRPNKHNAANDAMDTRLWECLAELHQREGLRAVVWRGNGKSFSSGRDTSELGVRTEDITEFDFIERGHAGTQQFFSMPAPIVCALKGWTIGGSFERALLCDMRIAGESARMMLPELRHGVVPDSGGTARLFQMAGHGLAADLALTGRPMDAEEALRHGVVSRVVPDDQLDDVALEIAHGIAKNSPFSVKMFRRTLKRMVNPAVQLSLQEESVTQTLVFASEDYAEMKAARSEGREPRYRGR